One stretch of Candidatus Binataceae bacterium DNA includes these proteins:
- a CDS encoding phage late control D family protein has product EPRLSQLGRYRYSDYYINKSVAEIIEAVLINSGLNRDVDFMMRLNGSYPQLDFVRQYEENCLDFISRLMEREGIYYYFENGEDRERIVIVDSQFGMTKSTTNLIFRVESEPEPGLDSVVSYSCQRVLPQTLSCAITIMITRNRRSTARRR; this is encoded by the coding sequence TGGAGCCGCGATTAAGCCAGCTCGGCCGCTATCGTTATTCCGATTACTACATCAACAAGAGCGTGGCGGAGATCATCGAGGCGGTGCTGATTAACTCTGGACTCAACCGAGACGTGGATTTCATGATGCGGCTGAACGGCAGCTACCCACAACTCGACTTCGTCCGCCAATACGAAGAAAACTGCCTCGACTTCATCAGCCGGCTGATGGAGCGCGAAGGTATTTACTATTATTTCGAAAATGGCGAAGACCGCGAGCGAATAGTAATAGTCGATTCTCAGTTCGGGATGACGAAGAGCACGACCAACTTGATTTTTCGTGTGGAATCAGAACCAGAGCCTGGCCTCGATTCAGTGGTTTCTTACAGCTGTCAGCGCGTACTACCGCAGACCTTAAGCTGCGCAATTACTATTATGATAACGCGCAACCGCAGATCTACGGCGAGGCGCAGGTGA
- a CDS encoding contractile injection system protein, VgrG/Pvc8 family — MYGEAQVKGDGVGSVEIYGEDLRTSDQANNLARIRAEEIRCRERIYEGETTAFGIRPGLFFDLKNHYREDFWSM, encoded by the coding sequence ATCTACGGCGAGGCGCAGGTGAAAGGCGACGGCGTCGGTAGCGTCGAGATCTACGGCGAAGACCTGCGGACCAGCGATCAAGCAAACAACCTGGCGAGAATCCGGGCAGAAGAGATCCGCTGCCGCGAGCGGATCTACGAAGGTGAGACCACCGCCTTCGGGATCAGGCCAGGACTGTTCTTCGATCTAAAAAATCACTATCGCGAGGATTTCTGGTCGATGTGA
- a CDS encoding TolC family protein — translation MAAAAGPATAAEISEQLPGLVIVGTITFREFMQRVESSNLALAAERYNVPIAKAQLIASRVYPDPQLQVGGGGDITGQGQVNTVIAGLNQGILLGGKIGAREDAARATLKSTDAGVADYLRNLRGQAADAFIDGVIGILKLRREYKGLERSRQLIEVNQERLKKGEISEDELLRTRIAELEAHSDLFDSQSALHQTLGGLMGFMGAHQAEGLIAPVGNLEEPPRDFSVDELIGKAVASRYDVVAARYALESAQAQYRLARADRIPDPILGAEYDHFTRVTNPIDPSPAWDAVVASITVPLPLSNLNHGNLDAAYYQVLQSQKALEAAQLQAEIDVRTAYQHYRLAVTGTQEFGGALMRDADNLYKSKLLKLEKGSVGLIDILDAHQALDQLYMDYYNALKREAQALVNLEQAAGIWDVDF, via the coding sequence GTGGCTGCGGCAGCAGGGCCGGCCACGGCGGCCGAGATCAGCGAACAACTCCCAGGGCTGGTAATCGTTGGGACAATAACGTTCCGCGAATTCATGCAAAGGGTGGAGAGCTCCAACCTCGCACTCGCTGCCGAACGTTACAACGTACCGATTGCCAAGGCGCAGCTGATCGCGTCTCGCGTCTACCCAGATCCGCAGCTTCAGGTCGGCGGGGGTGGAGATATAACCGGTCAGGGACAGGTCAATACCGTAATCGCCGGGCTCAACCAGGGCATCTTGCTAGGCGGCAAAATCGGAGCACGAGAGGACGCGGCGCGGGCGACCTTGAAGTCCACCGATGCCGGCGTTGCGGATTATCTGCGCAATCTGCGCGGGCAGGCCGCCGATGCCTTTATCGACGGCGTCATCGGAATTCTCAAGCTGCGGCGCGAATACAAAGGCCTGGAGCGCTCGCGGCAGTTGATCGAAGTAAATCAGGAGCGTTTGAAAAAGGGCGAGATCTCAGAAGATGAATTGCTGCGTACCCGGATCGCCGAGCTCGAAGCTCACAGCGACTTGTTCGATTCGCAGTCGGCCCTGCACCAGACCCTGGGTGGCCTGATGGGATTCATGGGTGCGCATCAGGCCGAGGGACTAATCGCGCCAGTAGGTAATCTCGAAGAACCGCCGCGCGATTTCTCAGTTGATGAGCTAATCGGCAAGGCGGTCGCCAGCCGCTACGACGTGGTCGCGGCGCGCTACGCGCTCGAGAGCGCTCAGGCTCAATATCGTCTGGCGCGCGCGGATAGAATCCCCGATCCGATACTGGGCGCTGAATATGACCATTTCACAAGGGTCACAAATCCAATCGATCCCTCGCCAGCGTGGGACGCAGTGGTGGCGTCAATCACCGTGCCGCTTCCACTTTCCAATCTCAATCACGGCAATCTGGATGCGGCTTATTACCAGGTGCTGCAGAGCCAGAAGGCGCTCGAAGCAGCACAGCTCCAGGCGGAAATTGACGTCCGGACTGCCTATCAGCATTACCGATTGGCGGTAACCGGCACGCAGGAGTTCGGCGGCGCGCTGATGCGCGATGCTGACAACCTGTACAAATCCAAGCTGCTCAAGTTGGAAAAAGGATCGGTCGGCCTGATAGATATACTCGACGCGCATCAGGCACTTGATCAGCTTTACATGGACTATTACAACGCGCTGAAACGGGAGGCTCAGGCGCTGGTTAATCTGGAGCAGGCCGCGGGCATCTGGGATGTCGATTTTTAA
- a CDS encoding VOC family protein — MEIEIDHVAMPVADIERSVAFYGRVLGAVADGLDKWRAGKWPIVSISFGHHRFNLHPATNDFTLKAAHPAVGGGDYCFVWSGTPDSAIAHLKHHGIEIIEGPVTRIGGRGKGVSVYFRDPDGNLLELISYPASAAS, encoded by the coding sequence ATGGAAATCGAAATCGATCACGTCGCGATGCCGGTGGCGGACATCGAACGCTCGGTGGCGTTCTACGGCCGCGTGCTCGGTGCCGTCGCCGACGGCCTCGACAAGTGGCGAGCAGGCAAATGGCCAATTGTCAGTATCAGCTTTGGACATCACCGCTTCAATCTTCATCCCGCGACGAACGACTTCACGCTGAAAGCCGCGCATCCGGCGGTGGGCGGCGGCGACTACTGTTTTGTATGGTCGGGAACTCCCGATTCGGCGATCGCCCACCTGAAACATCACGGCATTGAGATCATCGAAGGACCGGTCACGCGAATCGGCGGGCGCGGCAAGGGGGTCAGTGTTTACTTCCGCGACCCCGACGGCAACCTGCTCGAGTTGATTAGCTATCCGGCCTCCGCCGCGTCCTGA